From a region of the Methylomonas rapida genome:
- the murD gene encoding UDP-N-acetylmuramoyl-L-alanine--D-glutamate ligase, whose product MDTTPTLLSNLQAHFKLDPAETRLLIVGLGATGYSAAQFLQQTPIKFAVIDSRRNPPQIDSLREQMPDVPVFSGGFDQSAFEVATHLLVSPGVSLNEKAIHKAMQAGVTILSDIDLFACATDKPILAVTGSNGKSTVTTMLGDMGNAAGFKTAIGGNLGTPALDLLQQDADLYVLELSSFQLERTTALNAKAATVLNLSADHLDRHDSMTDYAQEKQRVFRGDGAMILNVDDPLVMAMKDPARTWFGFSIERQADFYLRRGEIDQLMHGDHVLMNADELNLEGSHNIANALAALALGHAFGLDVNAMCRALKKFKGLPHRMQKVADIHGVRWVNDSKATNIGASIAALQGYRRKVILIAGGDGKGADMTELTPIVKEKTKAVVLMGKDAALIDQALKGCVPTHFAGTMKEAVKIAAKLAQAGDSVLLSPACASLDQYKSYADRGNQFAQAVLELS is encoded by the coding sequence ATGGATACCACCCCCACCTTGCTCAGCAATCTGCAAGCTCATTTCAAGCTGGACCCTGCCGAAACGCGTCTATTGATCGTCGGCCTGGGGGCAACCGGTTATTCGGCCGCGCAATTCTTGCAGCAAACGCCGATCAAGTTCGCCGTGATCGACAGCCGTCGCAATCCGCCGCAAATCGATAGCCTGCGCGAGCAAATGCCCGACGTACCGGTTTTTTCCGGCGGTTTCGATCAATCGGCTTTTGAGGTGGCCACGCATTTGTTGGTCAGCCCCGGCGTTTCCCTGAACGAAAAAGCCATACACAAAGCCATGCAGGCCGGCGTTACGATCCTGAGCGACATCGATCTCTTCGCTTGCGCCACCGACAAGCCCATCCTCGCGGTTACGGGTTCAAACGGCAAGAGCACTGTCACGACGATGCTGGGCGACATGGGCAACGCCGCGGGTTTCAAAACCGCGATCGGTGGCAACCTTGGCACGCCTGCCCTGGATTTGCTGCAGCAAGACGCCGATCTTTATGTGCTGGAACTGTCGAGCTTTCAACTGGAACGCACCACCGCGCTGAACGCCAAAGCCGCGACCGTATTGAATTTGAGCGCAGATCACCTCGACCGCCACGACAGCATGACGGATTATGCCCAGGAAAAACAACGCGTCTTCCGCGGTGACGGCGCGATGATACTGAATGTCGACGACCCATTGGTCATGGCCATGAAAGATCCCGCCAGAACCTGGTTTGGATTTTCGATCGAACGGCAAGCCGATTTTTATTTGAGACGCGGCGAAATCGATCAGTTGATGCACGGTGACCACGTCTTGATGAATGCCGACGAACTGAATCTGGAAGGCAGCCATAACATCGCCAACGCACTGGCGGCACTGGCGCTTGGCCATGCTTTCGGCCTGGATGTCAACGCCATGTGCCGGGCGTTGAAAAAATTCAAGGGCTTGCCGCATCGCATGCAGAAAGTCGCCGACATTCACGGCGTGCGCTGGGTCAACGACTCCAAGGCCACCAACATAGGCGCCTCTATTGCCGCGTTGCAAGGCTATCGGCGCAAGGTCATCCTGATTGCCGGCGGCGACGGCAAAGGCGCGGACATGACCGAATTGACGCCTATCGTGAAAGAAAAAACCAAAGCCGTCGTGTTGATGGGCAAGGATGCGGCCTTGATCGATCAAGCGCTAAAGGGATGCGTTCCGACCCATTTCGCCGGCACTATGAAAGAAGCGGTCAAGATCGCGGCCAAACTGGCGCAAGCCGGGGACAGCGTGTTGCTGTCTCCGGCTTGCGCCAGTTTGGACCAATATAAGAGTTACGCCGACCGCGGCAACCAATTCGCGCAAGCCGTGCTGGAGTTAAGCTGA
- the mraY gene encoding phospho-N-acetylmuramoyl-pentapeptide-transferase, translating into MLLLLADYLISIDSGFRVLNYLTFRAILGVLTALTISLAFGPLMIEKLTRKKIGQSVRNDGPQSHFSKSGTPTMGGTMILFAIAISTLLCADLSNRYIWVVLLVTLAHGVIGFIDDYKKVLLGNSDGLSARAKYFWQSVVAAGAAIYLFKTAQVPAETQFIVPFFKNVTLDMNWGYVILTYFVIVGSSNAVNLTDGLDGLAIMPTVMIAAALAIFAYLSGHANFSQYLQIPHIPKSGELVVFCAALIGSGLGFLWFNAYPAMVFMGDVGALALGAALGVVAVLVRQEIVLVIMGGIFVMETISVIIQVASYKTRKKRVFLMAPIHHHYELKGWPEPRIIVRFWIISVILVLIGLATLKLR; encoded by the coding sequence ATGTTACTTTTACTCGCAGATTATTTGATCAGCATAGACAGTGGCTTCAGGGTGCTGAATTATCTGACCTTTCGCGCCATTCTGGGCGTACTGACCGCATTGACCATCTCGCTGGCCTTCGGCCCGCTGATGATAGAAAAGCTGACCCGAAAAAAAATCGGCCAGAGCGTGCGTAACGACGGCCCGCAGAGCCATTTTTCCAAATCAGGCACCCCGACGATGGGCGGCACGATGATCCTGTTTGCCATCGCGATCAGCACACTGTTATGCGCCGATTTGAGCAATCGCTATATCTGGGTGGTGTTATTGGTGACCCTGGCCCATGGCGTAATCGGTTTCATCGACGATTACAAGAAAGTGCTGCTCGGCAATAGCGACGGCTTGTCGGCCAGAGCCAAATATTTCTGGCAATCGGTAGTTGCCGCCGGCGCTGCGATTTATCTTTTTAAGACCGCGCAAGTCCCCGCGGAAACCCAATTCATCGTGCCGTTTTTCAAGAATGTCACGTTAGACATGAATTGGGGCTACGTCATTTTGACCTATTTCGTCATCGTCGGCTCCAGCAACGCCGTCAACCTGACCGACGGTCTGGACGGCCTGGCGATCATGCCGACCGTGATGATCGCCGCGGCGCTGGCCATTTTTGCCTACCTGTCCGGCCACGCCAATTTTTCGCAATACCTGCAGATCCCGCACATTCCCAAATCCGGCGAACTGGTGGTGTTTTGCGCGGCCCTGATCGGTTCCGGCCTGGGCTTTTTATGGTTCAACGCCTACCCGGCCATGGTCTTCATGGGCGATGTCGGTGCATTGGCTTTGGGCGCCGCCCTGGGCGTCGTCGCCGTGTTGGTTCGTCAAGAGATCGTGCTGGTCATCATGGGCGGCATTTTCGTGATGGAAACCATTTCGGTGATCATCCAGGTCGCATCGTACAAAACCCGCAAGAAACGTGTGTTTCTGATGGCGCCGATACATCACCACTATGAGCTGAAGGGCTGGCCGGAACCTCGCATCATCGTGCGATTCTGGATCATTTCGGTGATTTTGGTACTGATTGGCCTGGCCACCTTGAAACTGAGATAG
- a CDS encoding UDP-N-acetylmuramoyl-tripeptide--D-alanyl-D-alanine ligase, with protein MQLKLSEIAAAINGKLIGNDATVNGVSIDTRTLQPGNLYIAIKGKQFDGHDFVDTAEQAGAAALLASRTVNSGLPQIIVNDSHLALAELAGYWRRRLPVKVAGVTGSNGKTTVKEMIAAIFATQGETLFTQGNLNNDIGVPLTLLKLTEHHRYAVIEMGANHPGEIAYTSRYAQADVSVITNIGPAHIEGFGSIAGVANTKAEIIESLGPDGIAVLNRDDAFFDFWQAEKVGQRKSVSFGFAASADVRAENINTHLDPQGFNTGFDLVTCNGRIAIRLMLAGEHNVKNALAAAAVALQFGIVLEDIKSGLERMQPVTGRMQALHGRKGNIVIDDTYNANPASLRAALEAISQCEQPIWLAMGAFGELGSDSQTIHAEMGTMIRSLRVQRLFATGELARQTVNGFGDNGQFFESQEQLINALQQAITGKEIVLVKGSRSQKMENVVAALVDNFRAT; from the coding sequence ATGCAGCTAAAGCTCAGCGAAATCGCAGCGGCCATCAACGGTAAGCTCATCGGCAATGATGCCACGGTCAACGGCGTCAGCATCGACACCCGCACCCTGCAACCGGGCAACCTCTATATTGCCATCAAAGGTAAGCAATTCGACGGCCATGATTTTGTCGATACGGCCGAACAAGCCGGAGCTGCGGCATTATTGGCTTCTCGTACCGTCAACAGCGGCCTGCCGCAAATCATCGTGAACGACAGCCATTTGGCCCTAGCCGAATTGGCCGGCTATTGGCGTCGGCGCCTGCCGGTCAAAGTTGCGGGCGTCACCGGCAGCAATGGCAAAACCACGGTCAAGGAAATGATTGCGGCGATATTCGCCACCCAAGGCGAGACCTTATTCACGCAGGGCAATTTGAATAACGACATAGGCGTGCCTCTGACATTGTTGAAATTGACCGAACATCATCGTTACGCCGTCATCGAAATGGGCGCTAATCATCCGGGTGAAATCGCTTACACCAGCCGTTATGCGCAAGCCGATGTCAGCGTCATCACCAACATCGGCCCGGCCCATATCGAAGGCTTCGGCAGCATCGCCGGCGTCGCCAACACCAAGGCCGAGATCATCGAAAGCTTGGGGCCTGACGGCATTGCCGTTTTGAATCGGGACGATGCCTTTTTTGATTTTTGGCAGGCCGAAAAAGTCGGTCAACGTAAAAGCGTCAGCTTCGGCTTTGCTGCCTCCGCCGACGTTCGAGCGGAGAACATCAATACCCATCTGGACCCACAAGGTTTCAACACCGGTTTTGACTTGGTTACCTGCAACGGCCGCATAGCCATACGCTTGATGCTAGCCGGCGAGCACAACGTCAAAAACGCGCTGGCCGCGGCGGCAGTGGCATTGCAATTCGGCATCGTCCTGGAGGACATCAAAAGCGGTCTGGAACGCATGCAGCCGGTAACGGGCCGCATGCAAGCCTTGCACGGCCGCAAAGGCAATATCGTCATCGACGACACCTATAACGCCAATCCAGCCTCGCTGCGCGCCGCCCTGGAAGCCATCAGCCAGTGCGAACAACCAATCTGGCTGGCGATGGGCGCTTTCGGAGAATTAGGCAGCGACAGCCAAACCATTCACGCCGAGATGGGCACGATGATCAGGTCACTACGAGTACAACGCCTGTTCGCAACCGGTGAACTGGCCAGGCAAACCGTAAACGGCTTCGGCGACAACGGGCAATTTTTCGAATCCCAAGAACAATTAATCAACGCCTTGCAACAAGCAATTACCGGTAAGGAAATCGTATTAGTGAAAGGCTCGCGTTCACAAAAAATGGAAAACGTGGTCGCGGCCCTGGTAGACAACTTTAGAGCGACATAA
- a CDS encoding UDP-N-acetylmuramoyl-L-alanyl-D-glutamate--2,6-diaminopimelate ligase: MNLKQLLKGIAEIDTDIEVGGLCLDSRKLKMGEVFIALNGALQHGMAHARQAIENGASAIIYDPAGMDNPAQPAFPVPAIAITNLAQQLGELAARFYAHPSRQVDLIGITGTNGKTTCSQLIAQALPDCGIIGTLGWGEPGNLNATLNTTPDALAVQHILRTLVDQGKRAIAMEVSSHGLEQGRVNGVDFKGAVFTNLSRDHLDYHGDMRAYLQAKLTLFGNPALQFAVINLDDEAAPQVLATLSESVVRWTFSTSGRHMQGAQCLTANNVRHDHAGISFDVHWGERSARAHTAVVGAFNVQNVMTVLCVLLAMDWPFDKAIAQLAHLKPVIGRMEKFGGQNQPLVIVDYAHTPDALEKILQAARGNGQLWVVFGCGGDRDKGKRPEMGRIAEKHADHVIITDDNPRSEASETIIADILAGCSSDNVSAIGDRNIAITTAIRQAGKNDCVVIAGKGHESYQETNGVKIPFSDQAVAQQALAQWSPKSCS, translated from the coding sequence ATGAACTTGAAGCAGTTACTGAAAGGCATCGCTGAGATCGACACCGATATTGAGGTCGGCGGCCTGTGTCTGGACAGTAGAAAGTTGAAAATGGGCGAAGTGTTCATCGCCTTGAACGGCGCCTTGCAGCATGGCATGGCTCATGCTAGACAGGCCATTGAAAACGGCGCCTCTGCGATCATTTACGATCCGGCTGGAATGGATAACCCAGCCCAACCAGCGTTTCCCGTACCCGCGATCGCCATCACAAACTTGGCGCAACAGTTGGGCGAGCTGGCGGCGCGATTTTATGCCCATCCTTCGCGCCAGGTCGATTTGATCGGCATCACCGGCACCAATGGCAAAACCACCTGCAGCCAACTGATCGCGCAGGCCTTACCCGATTGCGGCATCATCGGCACCTTGGGCTGGGGCGAGCCGGGAAATCTGAATGCCACACTGAACACGACACCGGATGCGCTGGCCGTACAACACATATTGAGAACCCTGGTCGATCAAGGTAAGCGCGCCATCGCGATGGAAGTATCATCACACGGTCTGGAGCAAGGCCGGGTGAATGGCGTTGACTTTAAAGGCGCGGTATTTACCAACCTGAGTCGCGACCATCTGGACTATCACGGCGACATGCGGGCCTATCTGCAAGCCAAACTGACCTTGTTCGGTAATCCCGCCTTGCAGTTTGCTGTGATCAATCTGGATGATGAAGCCGCCCCGCAAGTATTGGCGACTTTGTCTGAAAGCGTGGTCCGCTGGACCTTCAGCACATCGGGCCGCCACATGCAAGGCGCCCAATGCCTGACCGCGAACAATGTCCGACACGATCATGCCGGCATCAGTTTCGATGTCCACTGGGGCGAACGATCCGCTCGCGCCCACACGGCAGTCGTTGGCGCGTTCAATGTGCAAAACGTCATGACCGTTTTATGCGTGTTATTGGCAATGGATTGGCCATTCGATAAAGCCATCGCGCAATTGGCGCATTTAAAGCCCGTGATCGGCCGCATGGAAAAATTTGGCGGGCAAAACCAGCCTTTGGTGATCGTGGATTACGCCCATACGCCCGATGCCTTGGAAAAGATCTTGCAGGCCGCGCGCGGCAACGGCCAATTATGGGTCGTATTCGGCTGCGGCGGCGACCGCGATAAAGGCAAACGCCCAGAAATGGGCCGCATCGCCGAAAAGCATGCCGATCACGTCATCATCACCGACGACAACCCGCGTAGCGAAGCGTCGGAAACGATTATCGCCGACATTTTGGCCGGTTGTTCCAGCGACAACGTCAGCGCCATCGGCGACAGAAACATAGCCATAACAACAGCGATACGCCAAGCAGGCAAAAACGATTGCGTCGTGATCGCCGGCAAAGGCCATGAAAGCTATCAAGAAACCAACGGCGTCAAAATCCCCTTCAGCGATCAGGCCGTGGCGCAACAGGCATTAGCACAATGGAGTCCGAAATCATGCAGCTAA
- a CDS encoding peptidoglycan D,D-transpeptidase FtsI family protein, whose translation MRISTGVKRSTQTALDFPIRRKLLMGTMLAGMMALTMRALYLQVLDKEFLQDKGDLQHVGIVDVPAYRGQIKDRNGEPLAISTPVQSIWLNTRQLKDDEREKLAQMAKILGMSDKDLQAFLKKEAGKRFVYVKRQINPDLAEKVKALEITGVYFEKAFKRYYPAGATAGHLLGFTNIDDIGQEGMEHGYNHILRGKPGKKRVIKDGKGHIIKDVENIEEAIPGQDLMLTIDERIQYLAYRELQAAVLKHKAHSASLVVLDAQNGDVLASVSQPAFNPNNRKELRSDRYRNRAMVDSFEPGSTVKPFVVAAALDGGYVDPNVLIETHGVYHVGRNVVKDIHNYGTMDLTLVLQKSSNIAVTKLAMTMPPEYFWGVYSNLGFGSSAGVGFPGEASGSLLDYQGWHEFDQAILSFGYGVSTSILQLARAYTAIADDGIVHSVSLLKRDEDPDARRVFKPETAQRVRSMMEHVISKEGTAYQARVEGYRVAGKTGTVKKTSATGGYTQDKYLSVFVGMAPASNPRFVIAIVVDEPTTGQYYGGLVAAPAFSKVMAGILRIYGVEPDGLDTMPLLLTRQ comes from the coding sequence ATGCGAATTTCTACAGGCGTCAAACGCAGCACGCAGACAGCATTGGATTTTCCCATCAGACGCAAATTGTTGATGGGCACGATGCTGGCCGGAATGATGGCATTGACCATGCGTGCCTTGTATTTACAGGTGCTTGACAAGGAATTTCTGCAAGACAAGGGCGACTTGCAGCACGTCGGCATTGTCGACGTGCCGGCCTATCGCGGACAGATCAAGGATCGCAATGGCGAACCACTGGCCATCAGCACGCCGGTCCAGTCCATCTGGCTGAATACGCGTCAACTCAAAGACGACGAGCGAGAAAAACTCGCGCAAATGGCGAAGATTTTGGGCATGTCCGACAAGGACCTGCAGGCTTTTTTGAAAAAAGAAGCGGGCAAGCGCTTCGTTTATGTCAAGCGTCAAATCAATCCGGATTTGGCGGAAAAAGTTAAGGCATTGGAAATTACCGGGGTTTATTTCGAAAAGGCGTTCAAGCGCTATTATCCTGCCGGCGCCACCGCAGGTCACTTGCTGGGTTTTACCAACATCGACGACATCGGCCAGGAAGGCATGGAGCATGGCTATAACCACATTCTGCGCGGCAAACCCGGCAAAAAACGCGTGATCAAAGACGGCAAGGGCCACATCATCAAGGACGTGGAAAACATCGAAGAAGCCATTCCCGGCCAGGATTTGATGCTGACGATAGACGAGCGCATTCAATATCTGGCCTATCGCGAACTGCAAGCCGCCGTGCTGAAGCACAAGGCCCATTCGGCATCGCTGGTGGTGCTGGACGCCCAAAATGGCGATGTCCTGGCTTCCGTCAGCCAACCGGCTTTCAATCCGAACAATCGCAAGGAATTGCGTAGCGACCGCTACCGCAATCGCGCCATGGTCGACAGCTTCGAACCCGGTTCGACCGTGAAACCCTTCGTCGTTGCGGCGGCTTTGGACGGAGGCTATGTAGACCCGAACGTGCTGATCGAAACCCACGGCGTTTATCACGTAGGCCGGAATGTCGTAAAGGACATACATAACTATGGCACGATGGACTTGACGCTGGTCTTGCAAAAATCCAGCAACATCGCAGTCACCAAACTGGCGATGACCATGCCGCCGGAATATTTTTGGGGCGTTTACAGCAACCTGGGTTTTGGTTCATCCGCCGGCGTGGGCTTCCCCGGCGAAGCCAGCGGCTCGCTGCTGGATTATCAAGGCTGGCACGAGTTTGATCAGGCGATTTTATCCTTCGGTTATGGCGTATCGACATCGATATTACAGCTGGCCAGAGCCTATACCGCCATCGCCGATGACGGCATCGTGCATTCGGTTTCGTTGTTGAAACGGGACGAAGACCCAGACGCCCGCCGAGTCTTCAAACCGGAAACCGCTCAACGCGTCCGCAGCATGATGGAGCACGTGATCAGCAAGGAAGGTACGGCTTATCAGGCCAGGGTTGAAGGTTATCGCGTGGCCGGCAAGACCGGTACCGTGAAGAAAACCTCGGCCACCGGAGGCTACACCCAAGACAAATATCTTTCGGTATTCGTGGGCATGGCGCCTGCCAGCAACCCGCGTTTCGTGATTGCGATAGTCGTTGACGAACCCACCACGGGCCAATACTACGGTGGCCTGGTGGCCGCACCGGCATTCTCGAAAGTCATGGCCGGAATTTTACGCATTTACGGCGTCGAGCCCGATGGCCTCGATACCATGCCCTTATTATTGACCAGACAATGA
- the ftsL gene encoding cell division protein FtsL has translation MAAVRNILLSILIAMLMLSAIAVIYSKYQSRQLFIEIQKKEKQLEDYEVEWGRLQLELTTLTEENRVEIEARSRLMLTLPAQNEIVYIKP, from the coding sequence ATGGCTGCGGTTAGAAACATCCTACTAAGCATTTTGATTGCGATGCTCATGTTATCGGCCATAGCGGTGATTTACAGCAAATACCAATCGCGGCAGTTATTCATTGAAATTCAGAAAAAAGAGAAGCAGCTGGAGGATTACGAAGTTGAATGGGGGCGTTTGCAATTGGAACTGACAACGCTAACCGAAGAAAACCGGGTGGAAATCGAGGCCAGAAGCCGGCTGATGCTGACCTTGCCCGCCCAAAACGAAATTGTTTACATCAAACCGTAA
- the rsmH gene encoding 16S rRNA (cytosine(1402)-N(4))-methyltransferase RsmH: protein MPSHQAVLYEEALDSLQIKPDGIYVDGTFGRGGHSSGILQHLGESGRLIALDRDIEAITSDQAKRLSTDKRFSLRHACFAELASVVEQLGYQGRVNGVLLDLGVSSPQLDTAERGFSFLRNGPLDMRMDTHRGKTAAQYLAEVEEQDLVRVLFEYGEERFARRIARAIVQRRQQQALQTTQELAKLIEDSVPFRDKHKHPATRAFQAVRIEINQELEQIKAALSQALQVLAPGGRLVVISFHSLEDRIVKRFIRDESGRKHNPGKLPVREQDIAQGQLKKVGRSIRAQAQELQQNPRARSAIMRVAEKI, encoded by the coding sequence ATGCCATCGCATCAGGCCGTTTTATACGAAGAGGCTCTCGACAGCCTGCAAATAAAACCCGATGGCATTTATGTCGACGGAACGTTTGGCCGCGGCGGACATAGCTCGGGTATTTTGCAACACCTGGGAGAATCCGGCCGATTAATCGCGCTCGACCGGGACATCGAAGCCATAACCAGCGATCAAGCCAAGCGACTGTCGACTGACAAACGTTTCAGCCTTCGCCACGCTTGTTTCGCCGAACTGGCCAGTGTAGTGGAGCAATTGGGCTATCAAGGCCGAGTCAACGGCGTTTTACTGGACTTAGGCGTGTCATCGCCGCAACTAGACACCGCCGAACGCGGATTCAGTTTCTTACGCAACGGCCCGTTGGATATGCGCATGGACACCCATCGAGGCAAAACCGCCGCGCAGTATCTGGCCGAAGTCGAAGAACAGGATTTGGTTCGCGTGCTTTTTGAATATGGCGAAGAACGTTTTGCCAGGCGCATAGCCAGGGCTATTGTGCAACGCCGCCAACAGCAAGCATTACAAACGACGCAAGAGCTAGCGAAATTGATCGAAGACAGCGTACCGTTTCGGGACAAGCACAAACATCCCGCAACGCGCGCGTTTCAAGCAGTTCGAATTGAAATCAATCAGGAACTGGAACAGATCAAAGCCGCCTTGTCGCAGGCGCTTCAAGTTCTGGCTCCCGGCGGACGACTCGTCGTCATTTCCTTTCATTCGCTGGAAGACCGAATCGTGAAACGCTTTATCCGGGATGAATCCGGACGCAAACATAATCCGGGCAAACTGCCGGTGAGAGAACAAGACATTGCCCAGGGGCAACTAAAGAAAGTGGGTAGATCGATACGCGCGCAAGCACAGGAACTGCAACAAAATCCGAGAGCCCGTAGCGCGATCATGCGCGTGGCCGAGAAGATTTAA
- the mraZ gene encoding division/cell wall cluster transcriptional repressor MraZ — protein MFRGISAINLDAKGRIAIPTRYREELQECCERQMVVTVAVNDKCVGEPGCLWLYPLPEWEKLEQTISKLPTLNKMAGKLRRFVIGHASECEMDAQGRLLLPEKLREYAGMEKHIFLVGQLNKFEIWSDSAWQAKEQEWLDGSDTEGLEELGTLSF, from the coding sequence TTGTTTAGAGGCATAAGTGCAATCAATTTGGATGCGAAAGGGCGCATTGCAATTCCGACCCGTTATCGGGAGGAATTACAAGAATGCTGCGAGCGGCAAATGGTTGTAACCGTAGCCGTGAATGACAAATGTGTTGGCGAACCAGGTTGCCTGTGGCTCTATCCGTTGCCGGAATGGGAAAAACTGGAACAGACGATTAGCAAATTACCCACCCTCAACAAAATGGCCGGCAAACTTCGCCGTTTTGTGATTGGCCATGCCAGCGAATGCGAAATGGACGCCCAAGGACGCTTGTTGCTTCCCGAGAAATTGCGCGAATACGCCGGCATGGAAAAGCATATTTTCCTGGTTGGACAATTGAACAAATTTGAAATCTGGAGCGACAGCGCCTGGCAAGCAAAAGAACAAGAATGGCTGGACGGTAGCGACACCGAGGGCTTGGAAGAACTGGGCACATTGTCGTTTTGA
- the gpsA gene encoding NAD(P)H-dependent glycerol-3-phosphate dehydrogenase has product MPRTLSVLGAGSWGTALAIQAARNGCQTMLWGHNPQQANLLQQTRENARYLPGIKLPDNLTVSGNLQECLNFSTLLLVSVPSHAFKTTLENIKPFLSPSSRIAWATKGFDSHNGALLSSVAASVLGNQALTAVLSGPTFAREVADGLPTAITVASTSNQFATEVASILHNQCFRAYTSNDIIGVQVGGACKNVLAIAAGIADGLGFGANTRAALITRGLTEIMRLGARLGGHPDTFMGLAGLGDLILTCTDNQSRNRRFGLALGQGKSKDAALAEIAQSVEGISAAREAYLLAQKHHVEMPITEQVYQVLFNNLAPRQAVHNLLAREQKPETQPLIASHA; this is encoded by the coding sequence ATGCCCCGAACACTTAGCGTGCTAGGCGCTGGCTCCTGGGGTACCGCGCTAGCCATACAAGCAGCGCGGAACGGTTGCCAAACCATGCTTTGGGGGCACAATCCGCAACAAGCAAATTTATTGCAACAAACACGCGAAAACGCGCGCTACCTGCCCGGTATCAAACTTCCGGACAACCTAACGGTAAGCGGAAACCTGCAAGAGTGCCTAAACTTTAGCACATTGCTGCTGGTGTCCGTCCCCAGCCATGCGTTCAAGACAACCCTGGAAAACATCAAACCCTTCCTGAGTCCAAGTTCGCGGATTGCCTGGGCCACCAAAGGCTTTGACAGCCATAACGGGGCCTTACTCAGCAGCGTCGCGGCGTCGGTACTTGGCAATCAGGCCTTAACAGCCGTCCTATCCGGGCCGACATTCGCCCGCGAAGTGGCCGACGGCCTGCCGACCGCCATTACCGTAGCCTCCACGTCAAACCAGTTTGCGACCGAAGTCGCTTCCATTCTGCACAATCAATGTTTTAGAGCCTATACCAGCAACGACATTATCGGCGTCCAAGTCGGTGGTGCTTGTAAAAACGTACTCGCCATTGCCGCGGGCATCGCCGATGGCCTAGGTTTCGGCGCCAACACGCGCGCCGCCCTGATCACCCGCGGCCTGACAGAAATCATGCGCTTGGGCGCCAGGCTAGGCGGCCACCCGGATACCTTCATGGGATTGGCCGGACTGGGAGACTTGATCCTGACCTGCACCGACAACCAATCGCGAAACAGACGCTTCGGCCTGGCGCTAGGCCAAGGGAAAAGCAAGGATGCAGCGCTTGCAGAAATCGCCCAGTCGGTCGAAGGCATATCTGCGGCCCGGGAAGCCTATCTCCTCGCGCAAAAACATCACGTTGAAATGCCCATCACCGAGCAGGTTTACCAAGTACTTTTCAACAATCTAGCCCCTCGGCAAGCGGTACACAACCTGCTTGCGCGCGAGCAAAAACCTGAAACCCAACCCCTTATAGCCTCCCACGCCTAG
- the secB gene encoding protein-export chaperone SecB, whose translation MSETNTANEKQFAIQKIYTKDISFETPNSPKVFTQKWEPALDLNLGTHVEPLENSMYEVALSITVTVKIGDTVAYLVEIKQAGIFTIAGFSEQEMGPMLGSFCPNILFPYAREVISDLVSKGGFPQLILAPVNFDALYMQHLQQAQQSPEAKTLN comes from the coding sequence ATGTCAGAAACCAATACAGCCAACGAAAAGCAATTTGCGATTCAAAAGATTTATACCAAGGACATTTCATTTGAAACCCCCAACTCTCCCAAGGTATTCACGCAAAAATGGGAACCCGCGCTTGACCTGAACCTGGGCACTCACGTCGAACCTTTAGAGAACTCGATGTATGAAGTCGCGCTATCCATTACGGTGACGGTAAAAATCGGCGATACCGTTGCCTACCTAGTTGAAATCAAACAAGCAGGCATCTTCACCATTGCCGGTTTCTCCGAACAGGAAATGGGGCCGATGCTGGGTAGTTTCTGCCCTAACATTTTGTTTCCCTATGCCCGCGAAGTCATATCAGACCTGGTCAGCAAAGGCGGCTTCCCTCAACTGATACTGGCCCCGGTGAACTTCGACGCTCTGTACATGCAACATCTACAACAAGCTCAACAAAGCCCGGAAGCCAAAACGCTCAACTAA